The Streptomyces sp. NBC_01353 genome contains a region encoding:
- the ndgR gene encoding IclR family transcriptional regulator NdgR: MDNSSGVGVLDKAALVLSALESGPATLAGLVAATGLARPTAHRLAVALEHHRMVARDMQGRFILGPRLAELAAAAGEDRLLATAGPVLTHLRDVTGESAQLYRRQGDMRICVAAAERLSGLRDTVPVGSTLTMKAGSSAQILMAWEEPERLHRGLQGARFTATALSGVRRRGWAQSIGEREPGVASVSAPVRGPSNRVVAAVSVSGPIERLTRHPGRMHAQAVIDAAARLSEALRRNG, from the coding sequence ATGGACAACTCTAGCGGCGTGGGCGTTCTCGACAAGGCAGCCCTTGTCCTGAGCGCCCTGGAGTCCGGTCCGGCCACCCTCGCAGGTCTGGTCGCGGCGACGGGACTCGCACGACCCACGGCACATCGCCTCGCCGTGGCACTGGAACACCACCGGATGGTGGCTCGCGACATGCAGGGCCGGTTCATCCTCGGACCACGCCTGGCGGAGCTCGCCGCCGCGGCCGGTGAGGACCGCCTGCTCGCCACCGCGGGCCCCGTACTGACGCATCTGCGCGATGTCACCGGCGAGAGCGCCCAGCTCTACCGTCGCCAGGGCGACATGCGCATCTGCGTCGCGGCGGCCGAGCGGCTGTCCGGCCTTCGGGACACGGTCCCGGTCGGCTCCACGCTGACGATGAAGGCCGGCTCCTCGGCGCAGATCCTGATGGCCTGGGAGGAGCCCGAGCGGCTCCACCGCGGCCTTCAGGGCGCCCGCTTCACGGCGACGGCCCTCTCCGGCGTACGGCGCCGTGGCTGGGCGCAGTCGATCGGCGAGCGGGAGCCGGGCGTCGCGTCCGTCTCCGCGCCCGTACGCGGCCCCTCGAACCGCGTGGTGGCCGCCGTCTCGGTCTCCGGACCCATCGAGCGCCTGACGCGCCACCCGGGCCGTATGCACGCCCAGGCGGTCATCGATGCCGCCGCCCGCCTCTCCGAGGCGCTCCGCCGCAACGGCTGA